One genomic segment of Leptospira kirschneri serovar Cynopteri str. 3522 CT includes these proteins:
- a CDS encoding acyl-CoA--6-aminopenicillanic acid acyltransferase, translating into MCDTFVATPSFTGTSSMIFGKNSDREPNEAQSLLRVPARSKESKTFCTYIQVPGAKQTQEVILSKPFQMWGAEMGANESGVVIGNEAVFTKIPFEKKNQGLTGMDLLRLALERSKDAETARETILQFLEKFGQDACGGYTNPSFYYHNSFIIADFKNAFVLETAGKFWAWKKIEGFYSISNGLTLEDNYDAIHPNAIDFAYQNGWTKKGKQFSFRASFSDSFFTFFSKCKVRRKITSDLGTDQKGNLGPREAMEILRQEGEPGTTKPFLPSRSNMGSVCLHATGPITPNGTTGSMVAQLNPDVSQNRFWFTGTSIPSISLFIPAGFSGTSFLEKNFEQPGAAFDTSLWWTHEKFYRKIQGFYPEAKRAVQQRILDLENLWFEESNRILKKKKGKKTLDTLSETAIHTTLQEYRIWNSSLLNELKSKNRQRTFAPFYNLQWSVWNSKVGISVS; encoded by the coding sequence AAAGAGTCTAAGACGTTTTGTACTTATATCCAAGTTCCAGGAGCAAAACAAACTCAGGAAGTGATTCTATCAAAACCATTTCAGATGTGGGGCGCTGAGATGGGAGCCAATGAGTCTGGTGTGGTGATCGGAAACGAAGCGGTCTTTACAAAAATTCCTTTTGAAAAGAAAAATCAAGGATTGACCGGTATGGATCTGCTTAGACTTGCATTGGAAAGAAGTAAGGATGCAGAAACAGCAAGAGAAACCATCCTTCAATTTTTGGAAAAATTTGGCCAAGACGCTTGTGGTGGTTATACAAATCCTTCTTTTTATTATCATAATAGTTTTATAATCGCCGATTTTAAAAATGCGTTCGTATTGGAAACCGCAGGAAAATTCTGGGCTTGGAAAAAGATAGAAGGTTTTTATTCTATCTCCAACGGGTTGACTCTTGAAGATAACTACGATGCGATTCACCCTAACGCGATCGATTTCGCTTATCAAAATGGATGGACAAAAAAAGGAAAACAGTTCTCGTTTCGAGCCTCGTTTTCCGATTCCTTTTTTACTTTTTTCAGTAAGTGTAAGGTTCGAAGAAAGATCACTTCCGATTTAGGCACGGATCAAAAAGGAAATTTAGGTCCAAGAGAAGCGATGGAAATACTGAGACAGGAAGGAGAGCCGGGAACTACCAAACCATTTCTTCCTTCTAGATCCAATATGGGTTCGGTTTGTCTTCACGCGACCGGTCCGATTACGCCTAACGGTACCACAGGTTCTATGGTAGCCCAACTGAATCCGGACGTTTCCCAAAATCGTTTTTGGTTTACCGGAACTTCCATTCCCTCGATTTCGCTTTTTATTCCGGCTGGTTTTTCAGGAACGAGTTTTTTGGAAAAAAATTTCGAACAACCGGGAGCGGCGTTCGATACTTCTCTTTGGTGGACTCACGAAAAATTCTACCGGAAAATACAGGGATTTTATCCGGAGGCAAAACGTGCGGTTCAACAAAGGATTCTTGATTTAGAGAATTTGTGGTTTGAAGAATCGAATCGGATTCTAAAAAAGAAGAAAGGGAAAAAAACTTTAGACACGTTAAGCGAAACTGCAATCCACACAACGTTGCAGGAATATCGTATTTGGAACAGCTCTTTGTTAAACGAACTCAAAAGTAAAAATCGGCAACGAACATTTGCTCCTTTTTACAATTTGCAGTGGTCCGTTTGGAATTCCAAAGTGGGTATCAGTGTTTCTTAG
- a CDS encoding TerC family protein gives MELLSLDKVVAILTLTLMEIVLGIDNIVFLSIVSGKLPKNKQNQARSLGLTLALGFRIALLFAVSWIASLTAPFFTIANFAISGRDLIMLGGGLFLIAKSTSEIHGKVESIDEDHSKSKKEKISFWSVIAQLILLDIIFSVDSIVTAVGLSGQFQVMVAAVILSMVVMLIFSGTVSDFINEHPSMKILALSFLIMIGAMLFADGLHFHIPKGYVYFSMAFSLGVELVNMRIRKANSKKH, from the coding sequence ATGGAATTACTTTCTCTCGATAAAGTTGTTGCAATTCTTACTCTTACTCTCATGGAAATTGTTCTAGGGATCGACAATATTGTTTTTCTTTCGATCGTTTCCGGAAAACTTCCTAAAAATAAACAAAATCAAGCAAGAAGTTTAGGTCTTACTTTAGCCTTGGGTTTTAGAATCGCTCTGTTATTCGCAGTTAGTTGGATCGCATCCTTAACGGCTCCCTTTTTTACAATTGCAAATTTTGCAATCTCAGGCAGAGACTTGATCATGCTCGGAGGTGGTTTGTTTTTAATCGCAAAAAGTACAAGCGAAATACACGGTAAGGTGGAAAGTATCGACGAAGATCATTCTAAATCTAAGAAGGAAAAAATTTCTTTCTGGAGTGTGATCGCTCAATTGATTCTTCTAGATATTATTTTTTCCGTGGATTCGATTGTGACAGCGGTCGGACTTTCGGGCCAGTTTCAAGTTATGGTTGCCGCGGTTATCCTTTCCATGGTTGTGATGCTTATATTTTCCGGAACTGTCAGCGATTTTATCAACGAACATCCTTCTATGAAAATTTTAGCTCTTTCTTTTTTGATTATGATCGGAGCGATGTTATTTGCGGACGGATTGCACTTTCATATTCCAAAAGGTTACGTTTATTTTTCCATGGCATTCTCTCTCGGAGTGGAACTGGTCAATATGAGAATTCGAAAGGCAAACTCTAAGAAACACTGA
- a CDS encoding peroxiredoxin-like family protein, translated as MEFLPESFKTREAFGIHLRGKNILTYLPPRLSLLVFLRHSGCIFVKEAVADLKEMFESSLSFPSILFFFPEDLKNCEKFFKEVWKDACVVSDPNTEFYQDLGLQNANLIQLVGPEVWMGIARATLKGHFYGIPGSNPLQMPGVFLVVQDRIVWEHRYRHIGDHPDWKNLPGITLIPGPEFGPGVLPA; from the coding sequence ATGGAGTTTCTTCCGGAAAGTTTTAAAACGAGAGAAGCGTTCGGAATTCATTTGAGGGGAAAGAACATTCTTACTTATTTACCTCCTCGTCTCAGTCTTTTGGTTTTTTTAAGACATTCAGGATGTATTTTTGTTAAGGAGGCGGTTGCTGATTTGAAGGAGATGTTTGAAAGTTCTCTTTCTTTTCCTTCGATCTTATTTTTTTTTCCTGAAGATTTAAAAAACTGCGAAAAATTTTTTAAAGAAGTTTGGAAGGATGCTTGTGTGGTTTCCGATCCGAATACTGAATTTTATCAAGACTTGGGATTACAAAATGCAAATTTAATCCAACTTGTTGGCCCCGAAGTATGGATGGGAATTGCAAGGGCTACTCTTAAAGGACATTTTTATGGAATTCCCGGAAGTAATCCTTTGCAGATGCCTGGAGTATTTCTTGTAGTTCAGGATCGTATCGTATGGGAACATAGATACAGACATATAGGAGATCATCCCGATTGGAAAAATCTTCCCGGAATCACTCTTATACCGGGACCGGAATTTGGACCTGGGGTTTTACCCGCTTAG
- a CDS encoding universal stress protein, producing the protein MQRFIKKILVPVDGSESSKKALEMGIAIAKAANANLTILEVIEEFGPLPGYYEKAPEGKDRVKWISEQRFEKIHSPLDESPEIKWDRLVLEGYPADTIVETATKGNYDMIVIGSRGLSAVGRFLVGSVSDRIVHHATCSVTVVR; encoded by the coding sequence ATGCAAAGATTTATCAAAAAAATTTTAGTCCCTGTAGACGGTTCGGAAAGTTCTAAAAAAGCTTTGGAAATGGGAATTGCGATCGCAAAAGCGGCAAACGCAAACCTCACGATCTTAGAAGTGATAGAGGAATTCGGTCCTCTTCCAGGTTATTATGAAAAAGCTCCCGAAGGAAAGGACAGAGTAAAATGGATCTCGGAACAAAGATTCGAAAAGATTCATTCTCCTTTAGATGAATCCCCAGAAATCAAATGGGACCGTTTGGTTCTAGAAGGTTATCCAGCAGATACAATCGTAGAAACGGCTACAAAAGGAAATTATGATATGATTGTAATCGGTTCGAGAGGACTTTCCGCAGTAGGAAGATTTTTAGTAGGTTCCGTTTCCGATCGAATCGTTCATCACGCTACTTGTTCGGTGACGGTCGTTCGTTAA
- a CDS encoding methyl-accepting chemotaxis protein has product MNQFESKKLRWKLTIGLELLTSILAVPLAVLFVISAGGYDFNQSIGLIISSTISLTTSFVVPSVRFVILGKLLKNLEDKNWFVLNSKEKSEIKIKILNFPLYNSWFYMIQWSYGIFAAWRIMHLFFVPKTIESLPFAFLPAIIYPVLGVSHFFLTESTLVALLESDRLGDVYTDPKKIKTVGIHTRIFSTISAIAILPIVILGYLLFEETSGWIKLGDVTIPLILTLMFMLIAVGVASFQLSYTIRRNSENMIQIFAKMSDGNLTQVLPTVSSDELGSNTRALSDFVKRLRIIVKRVSKEAIKLSESSKTLGENTSELSRKMEDQAASSEEMSSAVEEISASIHSTASRAESQTLIAKKAQTSLAELEGRIRQVHSALVETKADADRMKGETKSGEEALKGTQKAMEAIDESTTKMGATVNVIREITDRIGLLSLNASIEAARAGEAGKGFAVVAQEIAKLGEQTQENAKRITSAISEALNATKSGREVIESMQTVFQRIGNTVGTTLDRISEVALLSDSQLTASDQVKSAFTEFSISSDEIRNHTQEQARTSEEFSKTIVSISETTEFLNSVVTQIDELSIRLNEQADKLKSEMDFFET; this is encoded by the coding sequence ATGAATCAATTTGAATCTAAAAAGCTGCGATGGAAATTAACGATAGGTTTGGAGTTATTGACTTCAATTTTGGCGGTTCCTTTGGCGGTTTTGTTCGTAATTTCTGCCGGAGGTTACGATTTCAATCAATCGATAGGGTTGATTATTTCTTCCACGATTTCTTTGACCACTTCGTTTGTGGTTCCTTCCGTTCGTTTTGTGATCCTTGGGAAACTTTTAAAAAACTTAGAAGATAAAAATTGGTTTGTTTTAAATTCCAAAGAAAAATCCGAAATTAAAATTAAAATTCTCAACTTTCCTCTTTATAATTCTTGGTTTTATATGATTCAGTGGAGTTACGGAATCTTTGCCGCTTGGAGAATTATGCATTTATTTTTTGTTCCGAAAACGATCGAGTCTCTTCCGTTTGCTTTTTTGCCTGCAATCATTTATCCAGTTTTAGGAGTTTCTCATTTCTTTTTAACGGAATCCACACTTGTGGCTCTTTTAGAATCTGATCGTTTGGGTGACGTTTATACCGATCCCAAAAAAATAAAAACCGTCGGAATTCATACAAGAATTTTCAGCACGATTTCTGCGATCGCTATTCTTCCAATTGTAATTTTAGGTTATCTTCTATTTGAAGAAACTTCCGGCTGGATCAAGTTAGGCGATGTTACAATTCCATTGATTCTTACTCTGATGTTTATGTTGATTGCAGTTGGGGTTGCGTCTTTTCAGCTTTCTTATACGATCCGAAGAAATTCAGAAAACATGATTCAAATTTTTGCAAAGATGTCGGATGGAAATTTAACTCAGGTTCTTCCTACCGTTTCCAGTGACGAATTAGGTTCTAATACCAGAGCCTTAAGCGACTTTGTTAAGCGACTTCGTATTATTGTAAAAAGGGTTTCTAAGGAAGCGATTAAACTTTCCGAAAGTTCTAAAACTTTAGGAGAAAATACGAGTGAGTTATCTAGAAAGATGGAAGATCAGGCGGCCTCTTCCGAAGAGATGAGTTCGGCGGTTGAGGAAATTTCGGCTTCGATTCATTCTACTGCTTCTCGAGCAGAAAGCCAAACTCTGATTGCTAAAAAAGCGCAAACTTCTCTCGCGGAATTAGAAGGAAGGATTCGCCAGGTTCACTCCGCTCTTGTGGAAACCAAAGCAGACGCGGATCGAATGAAAGGTGAAACTAAAAGTGGAGAAGAAGCTTTGAAGGGAACTCAAAAAGCGATGGAAGCAATCGATGAAAGTACTACAAAGATGGGCGCCACCGTAAACGTGATCAGAGAGATTACAGATAGAATCGGTCTTCTTTCTTTGAACGCTTCGATTGAAGCGGCAAGAGCGGGTGAGGCCGGAAAAGGTTTTGCGGTTGTAGCACAAGAGATTGCAAAACTAGGAGAACAGACTCAAGAGAATGCTAAAAGAATTACTTCAGCGATTTCGGAAGCTTTGAACGCCACAAAAAGCGGTAGAGAAGTGATCGAGTCTATGCAGACCGTTTTTCAAAGAATCGGAAATACTGTAGGCACTACTCTGGATCGTATTTCGGAAGTAGCGTTACTTTCCGATTCTCAGTTAACCGCGAGTGATCAGGTAAAATCCGCGTTTACTGAATTTTCTATCTCTTCGGACGAAATTAGAAACCATACTCAAGAACAGGCTAGAACTTCTGAAGAGTTTTCAAAAACGATCGTTTCGATTTCTGAAACGACTGAGTTTTTAAATAGTGTGGTCACTCAGATTGACGAATTGTCTATTCGTTTAAATGAACAAGCAGACAAACTGAAATCGGAGATGGATTTTTTTGAAACTTGA
- a CDS encoding GNAT family N-acetyltransferase, with protein MKHHFPPEPISLIGNHVELHPLKMEHCETLTKAVLDGELWKLWFTLVPSPEAMKQWIEKALTEEKEKSSLPFVVQSKVDGKIIGSTRYMNIEKTDKRLEIGSTWYSKEYQKTFVNTECKFLLLEHAFENLDCIAVEFRTHRLNQNSRKAIERLGATLDGILRNHRTMPNGTLRDTAVYSIISSEWPTTRSHLKFKLERKSR; from the coding sequence ATGAAACATCACTTTCCCCCTGAACCTATTTCACTGATCGGAAACCATGTAGAACTTCATCCTCTCAAGATGGAACATTGTGAAACATTAACTAAAGCAGTGTTAGACGGAGAACTATGGAAACTTTGGTTCACGTTAGTACCTTCTCCTGAAGCTATGAAACAGTGGATCGAAAAGGCTCTGACAGAAGAAAAAGAAAAAAGTTCACTTCCTTTTGTTGTACAAAGTAAAGTCGATGGAAAAATCATCGGAAGTACACGTTATATGAACATAGAAAAAACGGATAAACGACTTGAAATAGGTTCGACTTGGTATTCTAAAGAATACCAAAAAACATTTGTAAATACAGAATGTAAATTTCTTCTTTTAGAACATGCATTTGAGAATTTAGATTGTATCGCCGTAGAATTTAGAACGCATAGACTCAATCAAAATTCAAGAAAAGCCATAGAAAGATTAGGAGCAACTTTAGACGGAATCTTACGTAATCATAGAACTATGCCAAACGGAACTCTGAGAGACACAGCCGTTTACAGTATCATCTCAAGTGAATGGCCTACCACCCGATCACATTTAAAATTCAAATTAGAAAGAAAATCCAGATAA